In the Clostridium beijerinckii genome, one interval contains:
- a CDS encoding response regulator transcription factor, whose product MNFYNVLIVEDEKEICDGIEIYLKNQGYNVYRASNGIEGLEIIENQTLHLAIVDIMMPKMDGITMVMKLRENYDFPVIMLTAKSEEMDKILGLNIGADDYVTKPFNPMELIARVNSQLRRYSKYLSVVSGAEQKSNVFSIGGLELNNDTKEVILDGELIKVTPIEFKILQLLMKNPGRVFSAEEIYEKVWNEEAINTDTVMVHVRNIREKIEIDTKNPKYLKVVWGVGYKIEKQ is encoded by the coding sequence ATGAATTTTTATAATGTTTTAATAGTTGAAGATGAAAAAGAAATATGTGATGGAATAGAGATATACTTGAAAAACCAAGGCTACAATGTTTATAGAGCAAGCAATGGAATAGAAGGATTGGAGATAATAGAAAATCAAACTTTGCATTTGGCAATAGTTGACATAATGATGCCGAAGATGGATGGAATAACAATGGTGATGAAACTCCGTGAGAATTATGATTTTCCTGTAATAATGCTTACTGCAAAATCAGAGGAGATGGATAAAATTCTAGGCCTTAATATTGGAGCGGATGACTATGTAACTAAGCCATTTAATCCAATGGAGTTGATAGCTAGAGTCAATTCCCAGCTTAGAAGATATTCAAAATATTTAAGTGTTGTAAGTGGAGCTGAACAAAAAAGTAATGTATTTTCAATTGGTGGTCTAGAGTTAAACAATGATACAAAAGAAGTGATTCTTGATGGAGAATTAATAAAAGTTACACCAATAGAATTTAAAATATTACAATTGTTAATGAAAAATCCAGGAAGAGTTTTTTCAGCAGAAGAAATATATGAAAAAGTGTGGAATGAGGAAGCCATAAATACTGATACAGTAATGGTTCACGTTAGGAATATAAGAGAAAAAATAGAGATTGATACAAAGAATCCAAAATATTTAAAGGTGGTATGGGGAGTTGGATACAAAATTGAAAAACAGTAA